The Heterodontus francisci isolate sHetFra1 chromosome 43, sHetFra1.hap1, whole genome shotgun sequence genome window below encodes:
- the LOC137355661 gene encoding putative uncharacterized protein DDB_G0286901 encodes MSPNGIGKNDHCTVLVETKSNLHTKDTLHHVVWHDLWREKLFPLAEGSRARGHRFRVIGKRSNGDIRKNVFTQPVDKSNRDKSNRDKSNWDRPNQDNSNRDKSNWDKPNQDKPNQDKSNRDKPNRNKSNRDKSNWDKPNQDKSNRDKSNQDKLNRDKPIRDKSNQDKSNRDKPNRDKSNRVNQTRINRTGINRTGINQTGINQTRINQTGINQTGINRTSFKTNQDKTNRDKPNRDKPNRDKPNWNKSMQDKPNRDKLNWNKSNQDKPNRDKSNQDKLNQDKSNRDKPNRDKSNQDKSNQDKPNRDKPNWVKSNRVNQTRINRTGINQTGINQIRIKPNRDKPNWDKLNWNKSNQDKPNRDKSNQDKLNRDKSNRDKPNRDKPNWVKSNRDKLNRDKSNRDKPNRDKLNQDKSNQDKSNQDKPNRDKSNRDKSNQGKSNQDKWNRDKSNWDKPNRDKWNRDKSNQGKSNQDSLNQDKSNGDKPNRDKSNQDKSNQGKSNRDKSNQSKSNQGKSNQDKPNRDKSNRDKPNRDKLNQDKSNQDKSNQDKPNRDKSNWDKPNQF; translated from the exons TATTGGTaagaatgaccactgcacagtccttgtagagacaaagtccaatcttcacactaaggataccctccatcatgttgtgtggcatgacctctggagggagaaactgttccctttggcagaagggtcgagagccAGAGGTCACCgatttagggtgattggcaaaagaagcaatggtgacataaggaaaaacgtttttacgcagccagtg gataaatcaaaccgggataaatcaaaccgggataaatcaaactgggATAGACCGAACCAGGATAAttcaaaccgggataaatcaaactgggATAAACCGAACCAGGATAAACCGAACcaggataaatcaaaccgggataaaccgaaccggaataaatcaaaccgggataaatcaaactgggataaaccgaaccaggataaatcaaaccgggataaatcaaaccagGATAAACTGAACCGGGATAAACCGATCCGGGATAAATCAAACcaggataaatcaaaccgggataaaccgaaccgggataaatcaaaccgggtAAATCAAACCAGGATAAACCGAACTGGGATAAACCGAACCGGGATCAATCAAACCGG GATAAATCAAACCAGGATAAaccaaaccgggataaatcaaactgggATAAACCGAACCAGTTTTAAAACGAACCAGGATAAAACAAACCGGGATAAACCGAACCGGGATAAACCGAACCGGGATAAACCGAACTGGAATAAATCCATGCAGGATAAACCGAACCGGGATAAACTGAACTGGAATAAATCCAACCAGGATAAaccaaaccgggataaatcaaaccagGATAAACTGAACcaggataaatcaaaccgggataaaccgaaccgggataaatcaaaccagGATAAATCAAACCAGGATAAACCAAACCGGGATAAACCGAACTGGGTTAAATCAAACCGGGTAAATCAAACCAGGATAAACCGAACTGGGATAAaccaaaccgggataaatcaaatcAG GATAAAACCGAACCGGGATAAACCGAACTGGGATAAACTGAACTGGAATAAATCCAACCAGGATAAAccgaaccgggataaatcaaaccagGATAAACtgaaccgggataaatcaaaccgggataaaccGAACCGGGATAAACCGAACTGGGTTAAATCAAACCGG GATAAACtgaaccgggataaatcaaaccgggataaaccAAACCGGGATAAATTGAACCAAGATAAATCGAACCAGGATAAATCAAACCAGGATAAaccaaaccgggataaatcaaatcGGGATAAATCGAACCAGGGTAAATCAAACCAGGATAAATggaaccgggataaatcaaactgggATAAACCAAACCGAGATAAATGGAACCGGGATAAATCGAACCAGGGTAAATCGAACCAGGATAGTTTGAACCAGGATAAATCAAACGGGGATAAACCAAACCGGGATAAATCGAACCAGGATAAATCGAACCAGGGTAAATCGAATCGGGATAAATCGAACCAGAGTAAATCGAACCAGG GTAAATCAAACCAGGATAAAccgaaccgggataaatcaaaccgggataaaccAAACCGGGATAAATTGAACCAAGATAAATCGAACCAGGATAAATCAAACCAGGATAAaccaaaccgggataaatcaaactgggATAAACCGAACCAGTTTTAA